One stretch of Gadus chalcogrammus isolate NIFS_2021 chromosome 14, NIFS_Gcha_1.0, whole genome shotgun sequence DNA includes these proteins:
- the znf507 gene encoding zinc finger protein 507, with protein sequence MEEISDVAVLIAHSSPAPTTTISTSTSSSGGPPPGAHSRQVLAAEREVCQRLQQKQAADSLIQVIQKLSKIVEKRPQRRCTVAGQKRAPAQQGSGRAAGGGGGAVGGSDGTTVSRGTSPCKRVRRSFKEEAVTPEARDSMSPDPAALSNNMAPAAADDAEVADVGSRAGVQSSRTVTCYQCSLCRFLSPTLGQLKEHLRQHDEQHSDLLLMCSECHYTSPHQGELEAHVRLHFEDDAAGALHTGLAPLVSSFEDLRDGEKEAALRLLERHARAADEEEDGGGVKAEGKGELCDVGGEEELSQKKKWYSYEEYGLYRCLICSYVCSQQRMLKTHAWKHAGLVDCSYPIFEDDTGPLAGRKDAQATKAAAPGHAYLAAREEVIMLSPALQEKGPQQSIPGAFQVQLCVPMAVENERDPMSQSVEKHNGDPIAAAAEDLELGGVGEYQVKDLNTEEEEEEEEEPPMEEVQANAEAEMAGNHGHSSQTDSLLSSAQKIISCSPNGAGHINVIVERLPSAEDSVMAANAPLLGPDMCGPDERIPDREEVVEEEEDESRPAEETVMLDSAGEVVKEQVGVTWEVESDLCVETTISSAVAATEAAVQTIASSEPLRDENVPPSGRTRTNSESLRLHSLVAEALVAMPMRTPEPYNCSGGGGPKACLKTVKARVQSPGAGQRLHEGPTALVELERCADAEGEEDVGALIPLRLGLVEVDEEGPAAKAGISLSLLTVIERLRERSDQNATDEDILKELQDNAQFHNTGAAAAAGAADDVASIDRGVSTVTDGGLVDYIPGSERPYRCRLCHYSSGNKGYIKQHLRVHRQREPYQCPICEHIALDSKDLESHMIHHCKARTYQCKQCSSTFHYKNLLRSHEQERHGQGLTGPALTPLAEAMAAAEEVELAMEEESSMPKVYKCDVCDYTSSTYVGVRNHRRIHNSDKPYRCCSCDFATTNMNSLKSHMRRHPQEHQAVQLLEQYRCSLCGYVCSHPPSLKSHMWKHAGDQNYNYEQVNKAINEAITQSSRGPQKLSAVLEPVAERSAAGSPRDQAPRGPIEAPIAFTPTAAAAATTPSPTTEPSALGQTIPNAVELSQLSTSIELQSAMPQPPHAPASLSEGPKPAPGPPAAGHGPGMEYCVLLFCCCICGFESTSKERLMEHMKEHEGDIISIILNKEQPVLQPAGGDAAQ encoded by the exons ATGGAGGAGATCAGCGATGTGGCTGTGCTCATCGCTCATTCCTCTCCAGCCCCGACCACCACCATATCCacctccacgtcctcctctgGAGGCCCGCCTCCGGGGGCCCACAGCAGGCAGGTGCTGGCGGCGGAGCGGGAGGTGTgccagcggctgcagcagaagcagGCCGCCGACTCGCTCATCCAGGTCATCCAGAAGCTCAGCAAGATCGTGGAGAAGCGCCCGCAGCGGCGGTGCACGGTCGCTGGCCAGAAGAGGGCGCCGGCCCAGCAGGGCTCCGGCAGAGCAgcaggcggcggaggaggagcagtgggagGCTCCGATGGGACCACGGTGAGCCGAGGAACCTCACCCTGCAAGAGAGTGAGGCGGAGCTTCAAAGAGGAGGCGGTGACTCCCGAGGCCCGCGACAGCATGAGCCCCGACCCCGCCGCGCTCTCAAACAACATGGCCCCCGCGGCCGCCGACGACGCTGAGGTCGCCGACGTCGGCAGCCGCGCGGGCGTCCAAAGCAGCCGGACGGTGACGTGCTACCAGTGCAGCCTGTGCCGCTTCCTGTCCCCCACGCTCGGCCAGCTGAAGGAGCACCTGCGGCAGCACGACGAGCAGCACAGCGACCTGCTCCTCATGTGCTCCGAGTGCCACTACACCTCCCCCCACCAGGGGGAGctggaggcgcacgtcaggctgCACTTTGAGGACGACGCGGCGGGCGCCCTGCACACGGGGCTGGCGCCGCTGGTGAGCAGCTTCGAGGACCTCCGCGACGGCGAGAAGGAGGCGGCGCTGAGGCTGCTGGAGCGCCACGCCCGCGCcgccgacgaggaggaggacggcggcggcgTCAAGGCTGAGGGCAAGGGCGAGTTGTGCGACGTCGGCGGCGAGGAGGAGCTGTCACAGAAGAAGAAGTGGTACAGCTACGAGGAGTACGGCTTGTACCGCTGCCTGATTTGCAGCTACGTGTGCAGCCAGCAGCGCATGCTCAAGACCCACGCCTGGAAGCACGCCGGCCTCGTCGACTGCTCCTACCCCATCTTTGAGGACGACACCGGGCCGCTGGCGGGGAGGAAAGACGCCCAGGCTACCAAGGCCGCCGCCCCCGGCCACGCTTACCTCGCGGCCAGGGAGGAGGTGATCATGCTGTCGCCGGCCCTCCAGGAAAAAGGCCCCCAGCAAAGCATCCCCGGCGCCTTTCAGGTGCAGCTCTGCGTGCCGATGGCCGTCGAGAACGAGAGGGATCCCATGAGCCAATCCGTGGAGAAGCACAACGGAGATCccatagcagcagcagcagaagaccTGGAGCTAGGCGGGGTGGGGGAGTACCAGGTGAAAGACCTAAACacggaagaagaagaggaggaggaggaagaaccaCCCATGGAGGAAGTCCAAGCGAACGCCGAGGCTGAGATGGCGGGGAACCACGGCCACAGCTCCCAGACGGACAGCCTGCTGTCCTCGGCCCAGAAGATCATCAGCTGCAGCCCCAACGGGGCGGGACACATCAACGTCATCGTGGAGAGGCTGCCCTCGGCCGAAGACTCCGTCATGGCCGCCAACGCGCCCCTCCTCGGCCCGGACATGTGCGGCCCGGACGAGAGAATACcggacagagaggaggtggtggaggaagaggaggacgagtcGCGCCCCGCGGAGGAGACTGTGATGCTGGACTCCGCaggggaggtggtgaaggaacaGGTGGGGGTCACCTGGGAGGTCGAGAGCGACCTCTGCGTCGAAACTACCATCTCGTCGGCGGTGGCTGCGACGGAGGCGGCGGTCCAAACCATCGCGAGCAGCGAGCCCCTCCGCGACGAGAACGTCCCCCCCTCGGGCCGGACCCGGACCAACTCGGAGTCCCTCCGCCTGCACTCTCTGGTGGCCGAGGCCCTGGTCGCCATGCCCATGAGAACCCCCGAGCCATACAACTGCAGCGGCGGCGGGGGTCCTAAGGCCTGCCTCAAGACCGTCAAAGCCCGAGTGCAGAGTCCCGGCGCGGGCCAGAGGCTCCACGAGGGCCCGACTGCTCTGGTCGAGCTAGAGCGTTGTGCGGACgccgagggggaggaggatgtcGGCGCGCTGATCCCCCTCAGGCTGGgcctggtggaggtggacgaGGAGGGTCCCGCCGCCAAGGCCGGCATCAGCCTGTCCCTGCTGACCGTCATCGAGAGGCTCCGCGAGCGCTCGGACCAGAACGCCACGGACGAGGACATCCTGAAGGAGCTGCAGGACAACGCGCAGTTCCACAACaccggcgcggcggcggcggccggggcGGCGGACGACGTGGCCAGTATAGACCGGGGGGTCTCCACGGTCACGGACGGGGGTCTGGTGGACTACATCCCAGGCAGCGAGAGGCCCTACCGCTGCAGGCTGTGTCACTACAGCAGCGGCAACAAGGGCTACATCAAGCAGCACCTGCGGGTGCACAGGCAGAGGGAGCCCTATCAGTGTCCCATCTGCGAGCACATCGCCCTGGACAGCAAGGACCTGGAGAGCCACATGATCCACCACTGCAAGGCCAGGACGTACCAGTGCAAGCAGTGCTCCAGCACCTTCCACTACAAG AACCTCTTGAGGAGCCACGAGCAGGAGCGGCACGGGCAGGGCCTCACGGGCCCCGCCCTCACGCCCCTCGCCGAGGCCATGGCCGCCgcagaggaggtggagctcGCCATGGAGGAGG AAAGCAGCATGCCAAAAGTGTACAAGTGTGACGTGTGTGACTACACCAGCTCTACGTACGTTGGGGTGAGGAACCACCGGCGCATCCACAACTCGGACAAGCCTTACAG GTGCTGTAGCTGTGACTTTGCCACCACCAACATGAACAGTCTGAAGAGCCACATGCGACGCCACCCCCAGGAGCACCAGGCTGTGCAGCTGCTGGAGCAGTACAG GTGCTCGCTCTGTGGCTACGTGTGCAGCCACCCGCCCTCGCTCAAGTCCCACATGTGGAAGCACGCCGGAGACCAGAACTACAACTATGAGCAGGTCAACAAAGCCATCAATGAGGCCATCACCCAGAGCAGCCG CGGCCCCCAGAAGCTGTCGGCCGTGTTGGAGCCGGTGGCAGAGCGCTCGGCCGCGGGATCCCCCCGGGAccaggcccccaggggccccatCGAGGCGCCGATCGCCTTCACAccaaccgccgccgccgccgccaccacccccTCACCGACGACGGAGCCCTCAGCGTTGGGCCAGACGATACCCAACGCCGTCGAACTGTCCCAGCTGTCGACGAGCATCGAGTTGCAAAGCGCCATGCCTCAGCCGCCACACGCGCCGGCCTCACTCTCCGAGGGGCCCAagccggccccgggccccccggCCGCCGGGCACGGCCCCGGCATGGAGTACTGCGTGCTGCTCTTTTGCTGCTGCATCTGCGGCTTCGAGTCCACGAGCAAGGAGCGGCTGATGGAGCACATGAAGGAGCACGAGGGCgacatcatcagcatcatcctGAACAAGGAGCAGCCGGTCCtccagccagcagggggcgacgCAGCACAGTGA